Proteins from one Desulfonema limicola genomic window:
- a CDS encoding site-specific DNA-methyltransferase: MDKLKMSTPDLTDKNIEQIAAIFPNVITETRDENGSLKKAVDFDLLKQALSKNLVEDDSERYRLDWPGKKASLLKANTPITKTLRPCREESVNFDTTENLYIEGDNFEVLKILQESYLGKVKMIYIDPPYNTGNDFIYKDNFAKSKDEYEEELGTTDEEGGKLFRNTDSNGRYHSDWLSMMYERLIVARDLLRDDGVIFISIDDNEVHNLRKICDEVFGEQNFMANIVWQKKYAATNDAKGFSNLHDHIIVYQKSQSFERILLPRTEDQNKPYKNNDGDGRGLWRSDNLLVKSFSDAGVFPIANPNTGEEFFPPKGSCWRASKTTMALWLKEKRIFFGKDGRGAPQLKRFLNEVQQGRVPNTWWTFQEVGHNDAANKELKALFNSKAPFDTPKPVSLIKQMLMISSNKNDIILDFFCGSATTAHAVMQLNAEDGGKRKFIMVQLPEKTDENSEAFKAGYKTISDIGKERIRRAGKKIVEEFNTKNQQLKLGEVPVDASKLDIGFRVYKTDSTNMKDVFYHPAELKQTQLSLLESNIKEDRTPEDLLTQVILDLGLELSLPIETKKIFGNTVFIVQTNALVACFDNNIDFKIVDTIADLKPFKVVFKDAGFKDDKDRINVEERFKRFSPETKVTVI, translated from the coding sequence ATGGATAAGCTGAAAATGAGTACACCCGACTTGACCGATAAAAACATCGAACAGATTGCCGCAATATTTCCCAATGTGATAACCGAAACAAGGGACGAGAACGGCAGTCTTAAAAAAGCGGTTGATTTTGACCTGTTGAAACAGGCTTTATCGAAAAATCTGGTGGAAGATGACAGCGAACGCTACCGCCTGGACTGGCCGGGGAAAAAAGCATCGCTTTTAAAAGCCAATACGCCCATTACCAAAACTCTTAGACCCTGCCGTGAAGAGAGTGTTAATTTTGATACCACCGAAAACCTTTACATTGAAGGCGATAACTTTGAGGTCTTGAAAATTTTACAGGAGAGTTATCTGGGCAAAGTGAAGATGATTTACATTGACCCGCCCTATAACACGGGCAATGATTTTATCTACAAAGATAACTTTGCCAAGAGCAAAGACGAGTACGAAGAAGAACTGGGCACCACCGATGAAGAAGGCGGCAAATTATTTAGAAACACCGACAGCAATGGAAGGTATCATTCTGACTGGTTGAGCATGATGTATGAACGGCTGATTGTGGCGAGGGATTTGCTGAGGGATGACGGTGTTATTTTTATCAGTATTGATGATAATGAAGTGCATAATTTGAGGAAGATTTGTGATGAGGTTTTTGGGGAACAGAATTTCATGGCGAATATTGTGTGGCAGAAGAAATACGCTGCAACTAATGATGCAAAGGGATTTTCTAATCTTCATGATCATATAATCGTTTATCAAAAGAGTCAATCGTTTGAACGTATACTTCTTCCAAGAACAGAAGATCAAAATAAACCCTATAAAAATAATGATGGAGATGGTCGCGGACTATGGCGCTCAGATAATTTATTAGTTAAATCTTTTTCTGATGCGGGTGTATTTCCAATTGCTAATCCAAATACAGGTGAGGAATTTTTCCCGCCAAAAGGTAGTTGCTGGCGTGCAAGTAAAACCACAATGGCTTTATGGCTCAAAGAAAAAAGGATATTTTTCGGTAAAGATGGAAGGGGTGCCCCGCAATTAAAGAGATTTTTAAATGAAGTTCAGCAAGGTCGTGTTCCGAACACTTGGTGGACTTTTCAGGAAGTTGGACACAACGATGCTGCAAATAAAGAACTCAAGGCGTTATTCAACTCTAAAGCACCGTTTGATACGCCGAAACCAGTAAGTTTAATCAAACAGATGTTGATGATTTCTTCAAATAAAAACGACATCATCCTCGACTTTTTTTGCGGCTCCGCCACTACCGCCCACGCAGTCATGCAACTCAACGCCGAAGACGGCGGCAAACGCAAATTCATCATGGTACAGCTTCCCGAAAAAACAGATGAGAACAGCGAAGCCTTCAAAGCCGGTTACAAAACCATTTCTGATATTGGCAAAGAGCGAATCCGCCGTGCGGGGAAAAAAATAGTTGAAGAATTTAATACGAAAAATCAACAATTAAAACTTGGTGAAGTTCCAGTTGACGCAAGCAAGCTCGATATCGGCTTCCGTGTTTACAAAACCGACTCCACCAACATGAAAGATGTCTTCTATCACCCCGCTGAACTCAAACAAACGCAACTCAGCCTTCTGGAAAGCAACATCAAAGAAGACCGCACCCCCGAAGACCTTCTAACACAGGTTATTCTTGATCTCGGCCTTGAACTCTCCCTGCCCATTGAAACAAAAAAGATATTCGGCAACACCGTTTTTATCGTCCAGACCAATGCCCTTGTCGCGTGTTTTGATAATAACATTGACTTCAAAATTGTTGATACCATAGCAGACTTGAAACCGTTTAAAGTCGTATTCAAAGATGCCGGCTTTAAAGACGACAAAGACCGCATCAATGTGGAAGAAAGGTTTAAAAGATTTTCTCCCGAAACGAAAGTAACGGTGATATGA
- a CDS encoding class II fructose-bisphosphate aldolase — MTDFEKALKIGRTPNIVKLFPNSKALLVSGKFIDLAMQKKGRAICMAANGRSQAVIRGALQAAQRAGSVLIIEIARSEGGANAYCAVNFWNMARQVDAVCNELNITIPVAVHADHYGIKKMSDVEPAKIEIPSIFDMGITSIAVDASHMTDDKNLLASIDIIKNVVPKWAGLETEVGEIKGKDGLSTVDEALFLIQGLNAHEIFPNWIALNNGTTHGIESSGQGIQVDLTADIHKALEKYKTSGAQHGTSGNSSDRLREIAQKTRTTKANVATALQMISWGLEVNDFGNAILDNGNFIKVKNEGVTEELWAEMTSYAEKQGWKGGNFKKLNLPFENKILGQPKAVRERMAKRVEDFVYNMLVNVFNAQDTASIAIEEILKAGSYDPGPKADRIENLDDWTQEKIVERARSIISNESPEGDFDD, encoded by the coding sequence ATGACAGACTTTGAAAAAGCATTAAAGATCGGCAGAACTCCAAACATTGTTAAGCTTTTCCCCAATTCAAAAGCTTTGCTCGTCAGCGGAAAATTCATTGATCTTGCCATGCAGAAAAAAGGCAGGGCAATATGTATGGCTGCAAACGGCAGAAGTCAGGCAGTAATACGGGGAGCGCTGCAGGCAGCCCAGCGTGCCGGTTCGGTTCTTATAATTGAAATTGCACGGTCTGAAGGCGGGGCAAATGCCTATTGTGCTGTTAATTTCTGGAATATGGCAAGACAGGTTGATGCAGTCTGCAATGAGCTTAATATTACGATTCCGGTTGCAGTTCATGCCGACCATTACGGGATTAAAAAAATGTCTGATGTTGAACCTGCAAAGATTGAAATTCCTTCTATTTTTGACATGGGTATTACATCTATTGCAGTTGATGCCTCCCACATGACTGACGACAAAAACCTGCTTGCCAGCATTGATATAATTAAAAATGTTGTGCCTAAATGGGCAGGACTGGAAACAGAGGTCGGCGAGATTAAAGGCAAAGACGGACTTTCCACTGTTGATGAAGCCCTGTTTTTGATTCAAGGCTTAAATGCCCATGAAATCTTTCCCAACTGGATTGCTTTAAACAACGGCACTACCCATGGAATTGAGTCCAGCGGCCAGGGTATCCAGGTTGATTTAACTGCTGATATTCATAAAGCACTTGAAAAATACAAAACATCGGGAGCCCAGCATGGAACATCGGGCAACAGTTCTGACCGTCTGCGCGAGATTGCCCAGAAAACAAGGACAACAAAAGCCAATGTAGCCACAGCTCTTCAAATGATCTCCTGGGGTCTGGAGGTTAATGACTTTGGCAATGCAATTCTGGATAACGGTAATTTTATTAAGGTAAAAAATGAAGGTGTAACAGAGGAATTATGGGCAGAAATGACATCCTATGCTGAAAAACAGGGATGGAAAGGCGGAAACTTCAAAAAGCTTAATCTTCCTTTTGAAAATAAAATCCTGGGACAGCCGAAAGCTGTCAGGGAACGCATGGCTAAAAGAGTTGAGGATTTTGTCTATAATATGCTTGTAAATGTTTTCAATGCCCAGGATACTGCATCCATAGCAATTGAAGAAATCCTAAAAGCAGGTTCTTATGATCCAGGGCCAAAAGCAGACAGGATTGAAAATCTGGATGACTGGACCCAGGAAAAGATTGTTGAGCGTGCAAGATCTATAATTTCCAATGAAAGCCCTGAAGGAGATTTTGATGATTGA
- a CDS encoding DUF6602 domain-containing protein, which translates to MLVAHLNAIEYVLLAQSKAAQNAGHPNLRGGPREWFIHEFLESHLPSILEIGQGEIIDENSIPEPSKKEYRAQVDLIIYRRDLPKINYSRNNAAYFAEGVKATIESKSVLTKDDLKQACEASIYHKSLIRSFKSPAGSSPDYIHERRNKMEVDIYKAKKVSGPKSRIFVLMDKGKDINSLPDEITSITGTLIYTKSINMQPGEIRIALNVDEAIKNIQERGYYIPNLTN; encoded by the coding sequence ATGCTGGTTGCTCATCTCAATGCCATTGAATATGTATTGCTGGCCCAGAGCAAGGCCGCCCAAAATGCCGGGCATCCCAATCTCAGGGGAGGGCCCCGTGAATGGTTTATCCATGAATTTCTTGAAAGTCATCTGCCGTCAATCCTGGAAATCGGACAGGGAGAAATCATTGATGAAAATTCAATACCCGAACCTAGTAAAAAAGAATATCGGGCACAGGTTGATCTGATTATTTACAGACGGGATTTGCCTAAAATCAACTATTCAAGAAACAATGCCGCATATTTTGCCGAAGGTGTAAAAGCAACCATTGAAAGTAAATCTGTTTTAACAAAAGATGATTTGAAACAGGCATGTGAAGCATCCATATATCATAAATCCTTAATTCGTTCATTCAAATCACCGGCAGGCAGTTCCCCTGATTATATTCATGAAAGGAGGAATAAAATGGAAGTTGACATATACAAAGCCAAAAAAGTCTCCGGCCCCAAGTCAAGAATATTTGTCTTAATGGACAAGGGAAAAGACATCAATTCCTTACCCGATGAGATAACCAGCATTACCGGAACCTTGATTTATACAAAAAGTATAAATATGCAGCCAGGTGAAATACGGATTGCCTTAAATGTTGACGAGGCAATAAAAAATATTCAGGAAAGAGGATATTATATTCCGAATTTGACAAATTAG
- a CDS encoding type II toxin-antitoxin system HicB family antitoxin: MKYKEYIAKVKYDDEADIFHGEVINIRDMITFQGKSVEELKQAFIDSVEDYIEFCSERGEEPDKPFTGRFTINLPPDLHKRIVFAIEKSDKNLDNWIIDVFEHAV, encoded by the coding sequence ATGAAATATAAAGAATATATAGCAAAAGTTAAGTATGATGATGAAGCAGATATTTTTCATGGTGAGGTTATCAATATCCGTGATATGATAACTTTTCAAGGCAAATCAGTTGAAGAATTAAAACAGGCTTTTATTGATTCGGTTGAAGACTATATTGAGTTCTGTTCTGAGCGGGGAGAAGAACCGGATAAACCGTTTACCGGAAGATTTACAATAAACCTGCCGCCTGATCTTCATAAGAGAATTGTATTTGCAATTGAAAAATCAGATAAAAATTTAGATAACTGGATTATAGATGTTTTTGAACATGCTGTTTAG
- a CDS encoding SulP family inorganic anion transporter → MPMNHLKYRFFPFLTWLKSYNMQDFGKDALAGLTVAVVLIPQSMAYAMLAGLPPVFGLYAAGITPLIAGLWGSLRQLATGPIAIMSLLVLTTLTPFADPGSREYIELSYVLAFMVGGFYIFLGVCRMGIVMAYLSHSSVQGFTAAAALIIIGTQLPHFLGISVGSNEYIFPMFMEIISKIPELNPPTLGLGLLSFFIISIIKKYHKTLPAGLIALVLATSILIFFRLDQHGVVIVGKVHKGLPYFHIPGVSFELLSRLFGPVVVISLVSFAEAYAVGKSIAVQTKQKVDVNQELIGQGLANLIGSFFQSYPVSGSFSRTAINYAAGAKTGISSVVSSFIVIISLLFLTPLFTYIPRTALAALVIHAVLLLFNPSQVFKLWKMNRHDGIAAITVFVLGLIAKPDYALLIGVIMSLMFFLWKTMHPRVVRITKDPERNMFLNGDAYNKPSCPQILHLRSDSEIYFGNAEFLMEHMLNQLDRQTGPVKFILLDFQAVGFIDITGIDELRIFMEDTQERGVQTAFVSVHIPVMNIYKSSGLINEIDPVYIFDKRGTALSSLFSRIDHDYCRNSCPYKLFNECSSLK, encoded by the coding sequence ATGCCAATGAATCATTTGAAATACCGTTTTTTTCCGTTTTTAACCTGGCTTAAAAGCTATAATATGCAGGATTTTGGCAAAGATGCCCTGGCAGGACTGACTGTTGCTGTTGTCTTGATACCCCAGTCAATGGCTTATGCCATGCTCGCAGGGCTTCCTCCAGTGTTTGGATTATATGCAGCAGGAATTACGCCTTTGATTGCAGGATTATGGGGAAGTTTAAGACAGCTTGCCACGGGTCCCATTGCTATAATGAGTCTTCTGGTACTTACAACCCTGACACCTTTTGCAGATCCCGGGAGCCGGGAATATATAGAACTGTCTTATGTCCTTGCTTTTATGGTTGGAGGTTTTTATATTTTTTTAGGGGTTTGCCGGATGGGTATTGTAATGGCATATCTTTCCCATTCATCAGTACAAGGATTTACAGCAGCAGCAGCCTTGATAATTATCGGTACCCAGCTTCCTCATTTTCTGGGAATTTCTGTGGGCAGTAATGAATATATATTTCCAATGTTTATGGAAATCATCAGCAAAATCCCGGAATTAAATCCTCCTACTCTGGGTCTGGGACTTTTATCTTTTTTTATCATATCTATAATAAAAAAATATCACAAAACTCTTCCAGCCGGGCTTATTGCCCTGGTTCTTGCTACCAGTATTTTAATCTTTTTCCGCCTGGATCAGCATGGTGTGGTTATTGTTGGAAAGGTTCATAAGGGACTGCCTTATTTTCATATCCCTGGTGTAAGTTTTGAACTTTTAAGCAGGCTTTTCGGGCCTGTTGTGGTTATCTCCCTGGTAAGTTTTGCTGAAGCTTATGCAGTTGGCAAAAGTATTGCTGTGCAGACCAAGCAAAAGGTTGATGTAAATCAGGAATTAATAGGCCAGGGACTGGCTAATCTTATAGGCTCATTTTTTCAAAGCTATCCTGTAAGCGGTTCTTTTTCAAGGACTGCCATTAATTATGCAGCAGGTGCAAAAACCGGTATTTCCAGCGTTGTTTCCAGCTTTATTGTTATAATCTCACTGCTTTTTTTAACCCCGCTTTTTACCTATATTCCCCGCACTGCCCTTGCTGCCCTTGTTATCCATGCTGTTTTGCTTCTTTTTAATCCCAGCCAGGTCTTTAAACTCTGGAAAATGAACCGGCATGACGGTATTGCCGCCATTACAGTTTTTGTCCTGGGACTTATTGCAAAACCCGATTATGCCCTGCTTATAGGTGTAATTATGTCCCTTATGTTTTTCTTATGGAAAACCATGCACCCCAGGGTTGTACGCATTACTAAAGATCCTGAAAGAAATATGTTTCTTAATGGAGATGCTTATAACAAACCAAGCTGTCCCCAGATACTTCATTTAAGATCAGACAGTGAGATATATTTTGGCAATGCTGAATTTCTCATGGAACATATGCTTAATCAGCTTGACAGGCAGACAGGGCCTGTTAAATTCATACTCCTTGACTTTCAAGCTGTTGGATTTATTGATATTACAGGAATTGATGAACTCAGGATTTTTATGGAAGATACACAAGAAAGGGGAGTTCAAACTGCTTTTGTCAGTGTTCATATTCCTGTTATGAATATTTATAAAAGTTCAGGACTTATAAACGAAATAGACCCTGTATATATTTTTGACAAAAGAGGTACTGCCCTTTCCTCTCTATTCAGCAGGATTGACCATGATTATTGCAGAAATTCATGTCCTTACAAACTTTTTAACGAATGTTCTTCTTTAAAATAA
- a CDS encoding MAE_28990/MAE_18760 family HEPN-like nuclease produces the protein MNDYIRDFQDRVEEVEKYFDFVKKIDSIETHKQEILQLPNGQTHFIDSPLQKILRTNCFLMLYNLVESSIRNGIIAIYDAIHDESLSYKSVNSNIKEIWLTYKFDNLTQSSVSKKTVTESLTKVIDDVINEEPIFFDKEKLPISGNLDREHIQKLRDQYKFYGRLRNDNDRLSYIMGQIKKMRNDIAHGNISFTKATKDITINTLIEFKDESIKYLEDILSNIDEFIVRKKYLI, from the coding sequence ATGAATGATTATATCAGAGATTTTCAAGACCGTGTTGAAGAAGTAGAAAAATATTTTGATTTTGTAAAGAAAATTGATTCAATTGAAACACATAAACAGGAAATATTACAACTGCCGAATGGACAAACTCATTTTATTGATAGTCCGTTGCAAAAGATATTAAGAACAAACTGCTTTTTAATGCTTTACAATTTAGTAGAATCATCAATCAGAAATGGCATTATTGCAATATATGACGCAATTCATGATGAATCCTTATCATATAAATCAGTAAACAGTAATATCAAGGAAATATGGTTGACTTATAAATTCGATAACTTAACACAATCTTCTGTCAGCAAAAAAACAGTTACAGAATCTTTAACTAAAGTCATAGATGATGTTATCAACGAAGAACCGATTTTTTTTGATAAAGAAAAATTGCCTATATCCGGCAATTTGGATAGGGAGCATATCCAAAAACTGAGAGACCAGTATAAATTTTATGGAAGATTGAGAAATGATAATGATAGACTTAGTTATATAATGGGTCAGATAAAAAAAATGAGAAATGATATTGCTCATGGTAATATTTCATTCACAAAGGCGACGAAAGATATTACTATTAATACACTGATAGAGTTTAAAGATGAATCGATAAAATATCTTGAAGATATTTTGTCAAATATCGATGAATTTATCGTAAGAAAAAAATATTTAATATAA